The following nucleotide sequence is from Saccharomyces kudriavzevii IFO 1802 strain IFO1802 genome assembly, chromosome: 5.
GCTTCCGCTGCAATCCAATTTACCATTGATCAGAAGGTTGCTGATCAAGCTACCGAAAATATAGCAGATATTTCTAACTTGAAGCGTGCCACGTATATGGCTTCCAGCGCAAGCTACGCTGCCAGTGATTTCGTGCCTGCAGCTGTCGCTGAAAATGTAACTATTCCATCCTTAGATAGCTCTTCAGAAGTTTCAAGAGAGGCGTCTCCACCTGCAGTCGGTAGCGACTCATTGACTAAGGGAATATCTGAATTAAAGGTCCAAGAATCTAAAGTAGAAGTTCCAGAAGTACCTACCccaaaggaagaaaaaccaaCGCCTGTTGCAAATGACGAGGAGACTGAATTTGACATTTACAACTCTAAAGTTATAGCGTGTGCTATTGATAACCCAGAAGCTTGCGAAATGTGTTCAGGTTAATAAgggttattttttttcatttcttttctgtcatcaattctcttttctttactaaAATTTGGGTGTTTACTTCAAGGtgtattttatatttttcttttgttttttctgatAAAAATTGGTTTCAGTTCTAATACCAAGCTAAAAGGGGCCTATATATGTCTACTAATTAGTTTTTCTACTTtgcatatatacatataaaaaaattaatgtCGAATATTTTAACATAAAACATAATCGTTACATTTGAGTAGAACGAGAATACAGATTCTCCCAGCCCCCTGAGCTACCCTTGAAGGTATAGTCTCTTGGGGACACTTAATTCCACGCCCTCAAAAGCAAAGTACAAAATTCATACGTCAGTTTTTATGTAGCCAAAGAATGGTGATCAAATAGCACCTGTTGTTGTCTTTATCTTCCAGTTTATAGTTGAACATACCATCTTTCTTAGACTGCCACGATGCTCCTATGTCATTCTTCAATGAGAAATTAATGCCTTCTTCAGTaagttcttcaaagttCAGTGTAGTTAATGAGAcaatatatttgtataaaGACGAATGCTTTTCTAGTTTTTCTAGGATCAGTTTTATTAAGGCGTTTGAAATCGAttctgttgaaaaatcgatttcattattatctcTTATGCTATCATAGCTCTCTCGAACGAGCGAAattagtttttctttgggCAGAAGCAAATTTTCACTCCTTCCATCCTTTATTTCTATCTTTACAGTCATTTCCTTGCTTTTTTCCAGTTGTCATTGAGCTTTTCTCCTGCATTTACGATACGTTTTGCGGAAACAGCAATATAATATTCGCTAAATGAAAGAGACCTTATGTTTTCCTTGGTAAAGGgatttacaaaaaagatAGTTGTACGGAAACCGCTATTTCAAGTAAAAGACGGAAGATTGTTGAAGGAGACAATGGAGGCAAAGTTGAGAAGGcagaatgaaaaaacgTCAGTACTTTCAAACGTACCTTTAAGTACATAGAAGATAACCTTTAGCATAATATCGTTTATTACGTCAAGCGGTGCTTCCCTCcgaaatatatataagcACGTGCCTCAgagggaagaaaatgaatgcTGCATTATACAAAATAGATAACACTATTTAAGAGTCAATATTTCCATTAGTGGGCGACTGCTATACAACCCAAGATTATTGATTGATAGGCACGAATAACAAGCACACCAGATTTTTACAATATGTCTTCAGCACCATTATTACAGAGAACacctggaaaaaaaattgctttGCCTACGAGAGTAGAGCCTAAAGTGTTCTTTGCTAATGAACGTACCTTTTTGTCATGGTTAAACTTTACAGTTATGCTGGGAGGGCTTGGTGTTGGTTTACTTAATTTTGGTGATAAGATAGGTAGAGTCAGCGCAGGATTATTTACCTTTGTCGCTATGGGCACAATGATATACGCGCTTGTGACATACCACTGGAGAGCTGCTGCGATCAGACGTAGAGGTTCTGGTCCCTACGATGACAGATTGGGGCCTACTTTGTTATGCTTTTTCCTACTAGTCGCTGTTATTATCAACTTCATATTAAGATTGAAGTACAATGATGCTCACACTAAATTATGAGATTGTAGTTCCAATATCATAGGCAAAAAATGTGcatgtatttttcaagaagctCACAAATAATTTGGTTTCATATAAGCGCATatatagaaaatatacATCTATAGTTAATCAtgaacaataaaaatattcacgTTTCAGAGAAGTTATGGCGTATTACAgcaaaaaatatttcagcCACATTTCCAAAAGATGAGGACAGCTATTCCTCGATGAGACATGTCTTTTTAGAGGGGCTATGCTTAAGAAGCTTTCCACTTCCGTGAACATGTATACAAAAAAGGGTCCCGTTTacgtctttttttcttttggccGATACCGGGCTAGTGAGTAATTCAATTGTGTTTGAACCTTCCAAGAACCGAGAACCTCATCAGCTGTGGAGCTAAGTTGTTAGTAGCATTGCGGTAAACGCCGTAAACTTGCGCAAGATATTTTCTTAATAGGCTCAATAAGCTCGTGCAACCTTCAGAATACCGCGCAAGGCGCCAAAGTCGCAACTAATCACcacttttattttttttcactaaGTGAGGGGGTCTTTTTCGCTGAACCGGCGCTCAAAGTGTTGAAAGACTTCTGACTCATCACTACGCTGTTTTTTAAAGCTTACCGATGAGAATAGCCTCGACGAACAAAGCAGacagaacaaaaaaacacGATTATATAAGCCCCATAGAGATTAGGAGTAAGTTTTCAGATCTATAATATGTCTTAAATCATAATTATATACATATCTGATTTCACCCGCAGTATACTTCATAGcacaaataaaaaaggaaaaggaagaaatgtTTTCCCGTACAAGAAGTGTTGCTCTGAATTCCAATTCATTCACAAGGAATTTGTTGCGTCTTTATTCACAAGCACCATTGCGTGTTCCAATCACTCTGCCAAATGGTTTTACCTATGAACAACCAACTGGTTTATTCATCAATGGTGAATTTGTCGCTTCTAAGCAACAGAAAACTTTCGACGTGATTAACCCATCTaccgaagaaaaaataacgacCGTCTATAAGGCTATGGAAGACGACGTTGATGTTGCAGTGGCAGCCGCTAAAAAAGCTTTTGAGACTAAATGGTCCATTGTAGAGCCTGAGGTTCGTGCCAAAGCTTTATTCAACCTAGCGGATttggttgaaaaaaaccaagaaaCTTTGGCTGCCATTGAATCCATGGATAATGGAAAATCACTATTTTGCGCACGCGGTGACGTCGCCCTAGTATCCAAATATTTGCGTTCTTGTGGTGGTTGGGCAGATAAGATTTATGGTAACGTTATTGATACTGGTAAAGACCATTTTACGTACTCAGTTAGAGAACCATTGGGTGTTTGTGGCCAAATCATTCCTTGGAACTTCCCATTGTTGATGTGGTCTTGGAAAATTGGTCCTGCCTTGGCTACCGGTAACACTGTTGTGTTGAAACCTGCTGAGACAACGCCATTATCAGCCCTTTTTGCTTCTCAACTGTGCCAGGAAGCGGGTATACCCGCTGGTGTGGTGAATATACTTCCAGGCTCTGGTAGAGTTgttggtgaaaaattaagTGCACATCCAGacgtgaaaaaaattgcctTTACTGGCTCTACTGCCACCGGCCGCCATATTATGAAAGTGGCCGCCGATACTGTGAAAAAGGTCACTTTGGAACTGGGAGGAAAGTCACCAAATATCGTCTTTGCTGACGCTGATTTAGATAAGGCTGTCAAAAACATTGCCTtcggtatttttttcaattctggCGAAGTATGCTGCGCAGGCTCCAGGATATACATTCAAGATACAGTATACGAAGATGTTCTACAAAAGTTGAAGAGTTACACTGAGTCACTAAAAGTTGGTGATCCATTCAATGAGGATAATTTCCAAGGCGCCCAAACGTCTGACAAACAATTGCATAAAATCCTGGATTACGTCGCTGTGGCAAAGTCTGAAGGTGCTCGTCTTGTGACTGGGGGTGTCAGACATGGCAATAAGGGTTACTTTGTTAAACCAACTGTGTTTGCTGACGTAAAAGAAGATATGAGAATAGTTAAGGAAGAAGTATTTGGCCCTATCGTAACTGTTTCCAAGTTTTCTACTGTTGATGAAGTCATTGCCATGGCAAATAACTCTCAATATGGGTTAGCCGCCGGCATCCACACTAACGATATTAACAAGGCGATTGACGTGTCCAACAGAGTAAAGGCTGGTACCGTTTGGGTAAACACCTATAACAACTTCCATCAGAGTGTCCCATTTGGTGGTTTTGGCCAATCAGGTATTGGACGTGAAATGGGTGAGGCTGCGTTGAGTAATTATACTCAGACAAAATCTGTCAGAATTGCTATTGACAAGCCAATTCGATGAAGTGACTCAGAACGGCATTAACTGCTCATCGAAGGTATGCACGATAAACATTATAGAATAATGAAAGCTGCCTCGTAATATGCAGAGAAATCAagcaagaataaaaaaaaaatccagaaaatattaaaaaataacgTGATAAACATTAATGAACAATGTATTTACATTCTTAAGCATAGGTGGGAGACCACCTTctttatgatttttttttcttcaggaTGATGTATATGTAAAAGTATATAGCAAACTAAAACATATCATTCGTCGAATTTGTGGAATATTACCGTCCTTTCCGTTAAGCTTCTATTATCAAGGAAGATGGATAGAGGGGGAGTTTATACTTGACCGTTATTCAACAATCTTGAACAGTCTCCAGTACACCCATACCTTATATACACCCAAACATTGAACATAATTCacttatttcttttctttcacgGCCATGATTACAAAATAGCCGATGTGTCGAACCGCCGCCCCGGCACGCTTCTCGCTCATGGAGGAGTTTAGTTggcaaggaaaaaattcctACCACCGGGAGCGTCTGGAGGGCGGCCCTCCTTCGGAGGGAAAGATTCACCCAGTCCTTCACTCAGCACTCCAATATTGCCTCCGCGAAGCAGAATTGCATAACTATAGtaaatttcaaaagctGGAGCGATTACATATTGgttgaaacaaaaagacAGCAAGAAACCAACATAGATTAAGCAGAAATGGTATGTTTAAATGTTTTAAGTGCAAAATGACGTCCCATGTTTCATGTACAGTGTGCTACGGATCGGAAAGGAGAGAAGGTAGTAATACTGTTAtgagaaagagaaagatgaagaagtgCTTTAGGCTGCCTCTAATAAGTGTAATCACAATGACAGGCTAAAAAGGATAGTCTCCCAAGAAATTTGTGGGTATTTTTGATTGCGCTGTAGAGAGAAATGTGAAATTCACACGGCaatgatttattttcaaactAGAACAAGCTAACTGGCCAACAGAAACGTTGTGTTATCCCAGAATTAAACCAATACTTCACAGCTGAATAAACAAAGTTTAACAAATTATTACGTCAGAGAGAAAGTTTCGAAGGATTGATTAACATTTGTATCACGACAGTACAAAAGAACACTCAAGGACGCCATTTCCCAAAGACTTTCAAAGCTTGAAATGTATTTTACTAACAGTTTTCAAATGGTACTTCGCCCAATTGTTTTCCCTTAGTCTGACGCTGTCACTATCCGTACTAGAAAGGTTATCACCAACCCATTGTTGGCCAGAAAGCAATTCGTTGTCGACGTCTTGCACCCTAACAGAGCTAATGTCTCCAAGGATGAATTGCGTGAAAAGTTGGCTGAAGTTTACAAGGCTGAAAAGGACGCTGTCTCCGTTTTCGGTTTCAGAACCCAATTCGGTGGTGGTAAGTCTGTCGGTTTCGGTTTGATTTACAACTCTGTTGCTGAAGCCAAGAAGTTTGAACCAACCTACAGATTAGTCAGATATGGTTTGACTGAAAAGGTTGAAAAAGCTTCCAGAcaacaaagaaagcaaaagaagaacagaGACAAGAAGATCTTCGGTACTGGTAAGAGATTGGCTAAGAAAGTTGCTCGTCGTAACGCCGATTAAGCAAACTAATTTCAAATcgtcaaaatatttttacGGATTGTTTAGTTTTCTCTATATAAATATGTGTATCTTTTtccaataaaaaatataatcaataatatcaggagatgaagaaattccaCTTCGCAGATCAGGAAAACCCAGGATATAATATGTAAATGATTAATACATGTTCAGAAGTTGTggtatcttcattttaCGTTCTACAGACAATTTGTTCGTAGAATGGGAAGATATGTTCTGTCTTTTCAAGGTTCAATGTCTTATACTCTCTTTGGGCCGGGGCATTTGTCGCTGTGGCCAGCCGCCTTGTGAAGTTTGTCTCTTTCTTAAACTACTGCATGTTTCTCTTTCGAGCTAGTCACGTGATCTTATTGAGCAACAATATGGAAAAAGTAATGAATTTAAGGCTCTTGCTGTAAATTGGCGGTTTATCATGCAACTCTACAAATGCGAAGACAGCCACATTAAAAAGCTTTTCAGGGTAAAAGAGCTATAGTATAAAAGGGACATGATGCTATTCGGATTAGGCAGGCTATTTTATGTTATTTTACTATTAATTAATGCAGTTGCAGTGCTGAATGAAGAGAGGTTCTTAAGAAGAAGTATGTAAACGGCAAAGACACCTTATACAGAAGACATTTTGAATACTAACTTCATTGAATGTGCTAATGcgttttatttattttttttttgcagttGGCTTAGGAAGGTCAAATGATGAGGCACCAGTTTTTGGTCAGGATCAAAATACCACCAAATCCAAGGTAGTGCAACTGATTGGTGCCGTACAGACTTTACTAAGGAGtatgttatttttatgAAATTATGGCAAAAGCGTTATTTGTCTCCTTCTTTATACAAAATCTGTTTTTTCGCCAAGAAATCTTACTAACATTTTATGAATTATTCTTACCTCACAGTACCATTAATTGGAATAAATGTATTAGTGATCGTTTACGAATTACTATTGGGATAAAGTACGTACGTGCAACAAACATTACATATaactatatatattataaaGACTAAGTGGGAAATGGCTCTAATATTTCTGTGATTTTTCGGGTTTTAATTTAGTTAGTAAAGATGTAAACGAATTTATAAACAGGTAGTGTAGTGTATTGAAAATCAGAGAGCTCatgcaaaattttgaaaaaaatgatgccATGTAATGTAACCAACGACCTGCCGGAATTTTTCGGCAAATAATTTGCATAAAGGAATTCTTGAAATGAAATGGTAAAATACGCCAAGGCCGGTATAGTTATCGTGGTTGCTCCTTCAATTTGTCGTTCATGAACGTCTCTAAGATTTCTAACTCTTTGATTTGTTTGATTAGTACGCTCAATGATATATTTTCCCTTAAGCTTTCACTGCCATCCTTAGTTTGTAGTATATCATCAAGGCGTAATCTGAAATAAAATAACAGACAGTCgtagatgaaaatgaactgATTGATATTTTGGACCATAGATATTCGTTGTTTTCTAAAAATGTTAATCGTCCATGAAATTGGATCGAATAGTTTTGCTGGGTACTTTAATTTAACAAACTCCTTTTGcaaaatttcaaacattTCGAAATTCGAAAGGATGGAATCCACTGTACATAAAGTACCGGTTCTTCCACAGCCTGCAGAACAATGAACCAAAATTGTAGGAAGTTGATCGTCATGATAATAATTTCTGGCAAATAAAGTATCTATTATatgatttttcaagttgatTGCTTGCATGATTGAGGTTGGATTGTGCAAAGTACCCAAGTCAggccaatttttcacttgGATTTGTAACAGCTCATAGggtttttcttgatcatGATAAATTAACTGGATCTTTCTTATGAATATTGcgtcgtcgtcatcatcatcatcaccatcatcatcaatgCAGTTCGCGtttgctgaaaaaaaattactactctttcttttgatttcattCTTCCTGGCAGTTTTGGTGTTAGGCATTCTcagtattcttttttcaagtaatTTAACCTGAATCCCGTTATAATTACCTTCTTGCCAATAACGGTAACATTTTTCTATACCATTTTCGAAATCGTTCGTTAATGAAAGAACCAATGGAACACCATTATTTAATATGCATGTATAAAAATCGTGCACCGTGGAAGGCATAGGCGCTTGTGTGGCAATATAACGTACTCTTCTTGTTGTGGTGGTTCTTGTTGGGAATGATGAATTTTGCTCAACGGATAATCTTGGTAAAGATAAATAATTTGCGTTGATGTAATTGTCAATGATACCGCCATCAGACGTGGAATGCAAATGTTTAGTGTTTCTTGATGATTGCGAACCTTTCTTTAGGATTACCCTTGAATGCTCGTAGGGGAAAATGTCCTTATACCTATTCTTGGCCCCTAATTCGACACCTGATGAAATTATAACGTCATCTGATTCCGAATCCGAATCCGATTCGAGACTGAGCATGGTTTTATATTTACTATATTGAGTGAATATCGGTTGAGAATGCGACCTCTTCTGTATTTTGCCAATTTCAGGGAATTTTGGGGGCATGATGGTAGAAGAGGATGTCGAAGTCAATTGCTCGGGATACGATGACGGTTTATCAACTACAAAtgagttttctttttttctgaaagaAACAGAATGATTCAAGCGTCTTTTCTCTAAGAAATCCAATTTCTGGAACTGGGAAACTAATTCGATCTTGGGGATTGTCATCAGGTGTTGGAACCATTCAGGTATAACAGAATCAATATCCTCTTGCCCATAAGTTTTGCGCAAGTTTTCGTATTTAATTTGGAAACCTAGTTTGTCTTTGTTATTGTCCtttgcaagaaaattttgattctttggaaactgaaaattttgtaaagaGTTCTTCGCAGAATCGTTATTATACCATCTTTCGTGTTCCTCTTTGATGTTGACTGCACTCAGATACGTTTCTAGGTCCATTATTTCCTCGTTTTGCgagaatttgaatatttggTTGATGTTAGTTTGTGGAGCAGGTAGTTGGAATTTGAATAAGGCAGATATGGGGGAAGACGAAGACATGGGAGAATCTGATAGTATATTATGCGGGGAGGGAGAATTGGAAAGACTCGAATGGTCTGATCTACTGTCATCTGGCACTTTCAATTTTAGGTTCATTTGTGGGGATGATAGTGGTGTGGCGGCTGCCATATGCGGTGCTGTGTTGTGTAGATTATTGATGAGGTTCGTCTTGGGACTTTTAGGTTCAATTGAGCCAGTGCAGTCTGATTTAATAGCATTTGTTTTGATATGGTCTggaaataaaattttgaacTGGAAAAAACCGCACATTAGAATGGACACACTTTTCTTGGCTTCACTGTCGAACTCTACTAGCTTTGAAGCTATACCAAAACAAGGTAAAGAAACGGAACTTTCCGTCTGATTTGCAGTACTGTCATAGATAATAATTCGGAGATTGTCAATAGCCAGTTTATATCTCAATACCGCTTGCTCATTGAGAGTCAAGTTATCTAAGAGTTTGGAAAAGgtaaaatttttccttctcaaTAGCGTGGAAGGCAAACAAACATGAATGGAGTCTGTGATGATGGATTTGGCGTGCTCAGTAAACGGTCTTACGTCCAGTAAAAGTACCTTTTCCCTCGGTGAGGTATCGATAATCTTGCCTAGTTCCACCGCAGTTATCAGCGAGCAACCTTGTGGTTTATTATATCGCTGTTCTTTGGGCTTGAAACTTGGTAGTACTGGAGCTGTCGCCCTCTTCAGAAGCACCGGAGAAGACGTTTTATAGCTCACTAACGGGCTGCTGGCTTTGGGGCTATGGTATATGTTACTGTTCATACTGTTTTGGTAACTGTTACCAGGTGGGTGCTTCGAATATGCATTCGAGTCCGTCCCTATCAAAGTGCTAGTATCGGAAAGTACTGAAGTATGATCGGCGGGCTGAATGTTAGAGCAGCGCAGACTGTCCCTCATATTGTAGATGATAAGTAGGTCTGTGTTTTCCGATAGAAGAGAAAGATGTGATGATCACTTTCTGTGGCTTTTTTCAGCGATACGAGCAGTTACGCTATTATAACACCGATGATAGTGTGATGTGCAAGTTTGTGGTCTGTGTATATACAGTTGCTATTTGTGCTTGAAGTTGACATGCTATATGCCAAGAGAGAAGATCGCTGGTGTCGATGAAAATATAATGTAAACCCGCCAGTGCAAAAGGCGAGGAGAAGGTTGGATACTTGCGCATCGAACACTACCATCTGCATTCATCCATGCCAGGTGCGCAAACTGCTGAGTCTGGCTAACACCACATTCCGCTGCGCTGCGTTCTCCGATGACGTCTACcggaaaatatttttttttcaaggccttttctttcgttCAGCGTCAGCGGGCCCAGAATCTCAAGGTCGCCGCCGCCATACTGTCATTGTTTAAGTTTCCGCTTACTGAACAAAAAGATAACTGCAAAAAGTGCTTGGAAAAGCGTGGGGTGTTGTAATAAGTTGAAAACACACGCTGGTAAGTGCGTTACGGTGACGGCCATCAACGGGGCCGTAGAAGCCAGGGGCTTTTGCGCACAGGACGCCGAAATGTGTTTCATTAGCGCTGTGAGCAATGCTGGGTTTAGTGAGCAACAGTGTGCCAGTAGCGAATCGTCTTACGTTCATTAATCATTTACCAGCCGGCGATGGTCTTTAATGTGGGGTGGAGGGGGGAGGCGTGGTGCGATGCGGTAATCTTACTAAAAAAACACTTGGCaggagaaaaataaaaataatggaCGCAACCGGAATCGAACCGATGACCTCTTCCTTGCAAGGGAAGCGCGCTACCAACTGCGCCATGTGCCCAGAGTTTTATGAGGTTGTTGCATTACGAGCTCGACTAATAATATCAGGATAATTTGGCAATCCTGTTGATGACAGGGAACACGGGATGTTACTTATCTATATCtaatatataagatctaGTTTATACTTAAAGGGTGTAATTGCGAATGTGGTGCTAATATCTTGTATGGCTCATTGATTTAATTCAGGCACGTTTTATAGATGTCTCCGTCGCGTTCATTATGACGTACTGTCGTCATGTTGAGGCATCTCATCTTGAGACACAACAGATCTGATTTAGAATCAAGCGGGTATAGTACAGTAGAACTGAGTACACCTAGGTATCCCCCTAACCCTCTTTACGTGAACTATCAAAACGTATAAATAGCTGAACAATTGGTTTAGATCCCAGATTTCGCGCTCCCGCCATTAGTATAGCTTACTAAAGACAAAATATATAGGATAAGTGGCATTCTGTCAATCAATTTGATAAGTGCCCCCTAGTGCGCCCTGGCAACATTTACTTTCCTCACTGCATTAGGATTGTCAAGACACCCCGGTATTACTAGAGCCCGTGATACAACATGAACTCGTCACGTAGCGAACTTACCAATCAAAATGTTCAAGGAACTTCCGGTCTAAAtaattcttgttgttctATTCATATGTTTTTAATCTACACTATAGCCTTTTAGGCTACTACTATTTTTGTGTGTTGATCGCGATTAACTAATTATGGTAGAGAAACTTAGTTTGTTTCAGGTGTCGTCAGCAGTTACCCTTTTCAAGTGATTTACTCATGTTTTCGGCCATGGATCCAGGGACACTACCATTAGCAGTTAGTTTTATTGAATGGTAGAATTCCGCCATGAAAACT
It contains:
- the TDA2 gene encoding Tda2p (similar to Saccharomyces cerevisiae TDA2 (YER071C); ancestral locus Anc_7.259), with the translated sequence MTVKIEIKDGRSENLLLPKEKLISLVRESYDSIRDNNEIDFSTESISNALIKLILEKLEKHSSLYKYIVSLTTLNFEELTEEGINFSLKNDIGASWQSKKDGMFNYKLEDKDNNRCYLITILWLHKN
- the VTC1 gene encoding Vtc1p (similar to Saccharomyces cerevisiae VTC1 (YER072W); ancestral locus Anc_7.260), with amino-acid sequence MSSAPLLQRTPGKKIALPTRVEPKVFFANERTFLSWLNFTVMLGGLGVGLLNFGDKIGRVSAGLFTFVAMGTMIYALVTYHWRAAAIRRRGSGPYDDRLGPTLLCFFLLVAVIINFILRLKYNDAHTKL
- the ALD5 gene encoding aldehyde dehydrogenase (NAD(P)(+)) ALD5 (similar to Saccharomyces cerevisiae ALD5 (YER073W); ancestral locus Anc_7.261); its protein translation is MFSRTRSVALNSNSFTRNLLRLYSQAPLRVPITLPNGFTYEQPTGLFINGEFVASKQQKTFDVINPSTEEKITTVYKAMEDDVDVAVAAAKKAFETKWSIVEPEVRAKALFNLADLVEKNQETLAAIESMDNGKSLFCARGDVALVSKYLRSCGGWADKIYGNVIDTGKDHFTYSVREPLGVCGQIIPWNFPLLMWSWKIGPALATGNTVVLKPAETTPLSALFASQLCQEAGIPAGVVNILPGSGRVVGEKLSAHPDVKKIAFTGSTATGRHIMKVAADTVKKVTLELGGKSPNIVFADADLDKAVKNIAFGIFFNSGEVCCAGSRIYIQDTVYEDVLQKLKSYTESLKVGDPFNEDNFQGAQTSDKQLHKILDYVAVAKSEGARLVTGGVRHGNKGYFVKPTVFADVKEDMRIVKEEVFGPIVTVSKFSTVDEVIAMANNSQYGLAAGIHTNDINKAIDVSNRVKAGTVWVNTYNNFHQSVPFGGFGQSGIGREMGEAALSNYTQTKSVRIAIDKPIR
- the RPS24A gene encoding 40S ribosomal protein eS24 (similar to Saccharomyces cerevisiae RPS24A (YER074W) and RPS24B (YIL069C); ancestral locus Anc_7.262) — encoded protein: MSDAVTIRTRKVITNPLLARKQFVVDVLHPNRANVSKDELREKLAEVYKAEKDAVSVFGFRTQFGGGKSVGFGLIYNSVAEAKKFEPTYRLVRYGLTEKVEKASRQQRKQKKNRDKKIFGTGKRLAKKVARRNAD
- the YOS1 gene encoding Yos1p (similar to Saccharomyces cerevisiae YOS1 (YER074W-A); ancestral locus Anc_7.263) translates to MMLFGLGRLFYVILLLINAVAVLNEERFLRRIGLGRSNDEAPVFGQDQNTTKSKVVQLIGAVQTLLRIPLIGINVLVIVYELLLG
- the PTP3 gene encoding tyrosine protein phosphatase PTP3 (similar to Saccharomyces cerevisiae PTP3 (YER075C); ancestral locus Anc_7.264), translating into MRDSLRCSNIQPADHTSVLSDTSTLIGTDSNAYSKHPPGNSYQNSMNSNIYHSPKASSPLVSYKTSSPVLLKRATAPVLPSFKPKEQRYNKPQGCSLITAVELGKIIDTSPREKVLLLDVRPFTEHAKSIITDSIHVCLPSTLLRRKNFTFSKLLDNLTLNEQAVLRYKLAIDNLRIIIYDSTANQTESSVSLPCFGIASKLVEFDSEAKKSVSILMCGFFQFKILFPDHIKTNAIKSDCTGSIEPKSPKTNLINNLHNTAPHMAAATPLSSPQMNLKLKVPDDSRSDHSSLSNSPSPHNILSDSPMSSSSPISALFKFQLPAPQTNINQIFKFSQNEEIMDLETYLSAVNIKEEHERWYNNDSAKNSLQNFQFPKNQNFLAKDNNKDKLGFQIKYENLRKTYGQEDIDSVIPEWFQHLMTIPKIELVSQFQKLDFLEKRRLNHSVSFRKKENSFVVDKPSSYPEQLTSTSSSTIMPPKFPEIGKIQKRSHSQPIFTQYSKYKTMLSLESDSDSESDDVIISSGVELGAKNRYKDIFPYEHSRVILKKGSQSSRNTKHLHSTSDGGIIDNYINANYLSLPRLSVEQNSSFPTRTTTTRRVRYIATQAPMPSTVHDFYTCILNNGVPLVLSLTNDFENGIEKCYRYWQEGNYNGIQVKLLEKRILRMPNTKTARKNEIKRKSSNFFSANANCIDDDGDDDDDDDAIFIRKIQLIYHDQEKPYELLQIQVKNWPDLGTLHNPTSIMQAINLKNHIIDTLFARNYYHDDQLPTILVHCSAGCGRTGTLCTVDSILSNFEMFEILQKEFVKLKYPAKLFDPISWTINIFRKQRISMVQNINQFIFIYDCLLFYFRLRLDDILQTKDGSESLRENISLSVLIKQIKELEILETFMNDKLKEQPR